In the genome of Ensifer adhaerens, one region contains:
- a CDS encoding Glycosyltransferase, catalytic subunit of cellulose synthase and poly-beta-1,6-N-acetylglucosamine synthase: MRAGEYWNSGIVDKSATPQPAIAVFEFAEAESAIPADEMRLFLALGIGKPTLAAAFVKARQNGTTIERELIAEGTLDPHIFYEALAEFLGLPYLAEINPANVFLTETIDTQLSSGPLLRLSRPSLPAVVVVAPEARHAITLRRRLDAACDMRSGLAIAAPQTIREAVWQANSRARVETVTGRLFGDAPAFSARVVLSGWQGYALGALSISFPLAAFAWPEPVLLMLHIALSAIYLLAIGLRAAALKLGARDAARLPTLPSGAAEAPLPVYTVLVAAYREEEMAEQMIAALNRLDWPKSLLDIKIVCEADDQATIAAVRRHAKGAHYEVVEVPAQGPRTKPKALDYALAGARGEYVVIFDAEDRPHPRQLREAYARFREGPQSLACLQAPLNISNAAESRIAALFALEYAGQFRSLLPLLARLGLPIPLGGTSNHFRRTALQAAGAWDPFNVTEDADLGIRLHRLGYRCGVLRLPTLEDAPTDWPVWKAQRCRWFKGWLQTVLVHFRAPSRLHAQIGVAGLIALFLTTGGMLFSALAHPLLALFILRSIWLLASGAWLAVGLAEQVLFGIDVANIIGSYCLFALLGRKPMSEEERAAVGRPWASVPLYWMMLSLAAWQAVRELSVNPFHWRKTPHAPSNPPTLSEEAGHLRQQKEVEAKDNRRANGTENTYRDGVHIVTHDAPP, translated from the coding sequence AGGCAGAGAGTGCTATCCCTGCGGACGAGATGCGGCTTTTCCTGGCCCTTGGCATCGGCAAACCGACGCTGGCCGCTGCATTTGTGAAGGCGCGCCAGAACGGCACGACGATCGAACGCGAACTGATCGCCGAAGGCACGCTTGACCCGCACATCTTCTACGAAGCTCTGGCCGAGTTCCTGGGGCTGCCCTATCTGGCAGAGATCAATCCCGCCAACGTCTTCCTCACGGAAACGATCGATACGCAGCTTTCGAGCGGCCCGCTCCTGCGCCTGAGCCGCCCTTCGCTGCCCGCTGTGGTCGTGGTCGCTCCCGAAGCACGCCACGCGATCACATTGCGCCGCCGGCTTGATGCGGCTTGCGACATGCGCTCCGGCCTTGCAATTGCCGCTCCGCAAACCATTCGGGAGGCGGTCTGGCAGGCAAACAGCCGGGCGCGGGTCGAGACCGTCACCGGTCGGCTTTTTGGGGACGCGCCGGCCTTCAGTGCACGGGTCGTGCTGTCGGGCTGGCAGGGCTACGCGCTCGGCGCCCTGTCCATCAGCTTTCCGCTCGCGGCCTTCGCCTGGCCAGAACCGGTGCTGCTTATGCTCCATATCGCACTGAGCGCGATTTATCTCCTCGCTATTGGCCTGAGGGCCGCCGCGCTCAAACTGGGCGCGCGGGACGCTGCGCGCCTGCCGACACTTCCGTCAGGCGCCGCCGAAGCGCCGCTGCCCGTCTACACGGTTCTGGTTGCGGCCTATCGGGAGGAAGAAATGGCCGAACAGATGATTGCGGCCCTGAACCGGCTGGATTGGCCCAAGTCTCTGCTCGATATCAAGATCGTCTGCGAAGCGGATGATCAAGCGACGATCGCCGCAGTGCGGCGGCACGCAAAGGGAGCACATTACGAAGTGGTCGAAGTGCCTGCGCAGGGACCGAGGACCAAGCCGAAGGCGCTCGATTATGCGTTGGCCGGCGCCCGCGGCGAGTATGTCGTTATCTTCGACGCCGAGGACAGGCCACATCCTCGTCAATTGCGCGAAGCCTATGCGCGTTTCCGCGAGGGGCCACAGTCGCTGGCCTGCCTGCAGGCGCCGCTCAACATTTCGAATGCCGCAGAAAGCCGGATTGCCGCGCTCTTTGCCCTTGAATATGCGGGACAATTTCGCAGCCTGCTGCCGCTTCTTGCGCGTCTTGGCTTGCCGATCCCACTGGGGGGAACCTCCAATCACTTCCGACGCACCGCGCTGCAGGCGGCAGGCGCCTGGGATCCGTTCAATGTGACGGAAGATGCAGACCTGGGCATCCGGCTGCATCGACTGGGATATCGTTGCGGCGTGCTGCGGCTGCCCACGCTGGAGGATGCTCCGACAGACTGGCCTGTCTGGAAGGCGCAGCGGTGCCGCTGGTTCAAGGGCTGGCTGCAGACGGTGCTGGTGCATTTTCGCGCGCCGTCACGTCTTCATGCGCAAATCGGCGTTGCCGGCCTGATCGCCCTGTTTCTCACGACCGGCGGCATGCTGTTTTCAGCGCTCGCACATCCTTTGCTCGCCCTTTTCATCCTGCGCTCCATCTGGCTCCTTGCCAGCGGAGCATGGCTGGCCGTCGGCCTGGCAGAACAGGTGCTATTCGGCATAGATGTGGCCAATATCATAGGCAGCTATTGTCTTTTTGCGCTTCTGGGGCGCAAGCCGATGAGCGAGGAGGAACGTGCTGCAGTCGGGCGCCCCTGGGCAAGTGTGCCGCTCTACTGGATGATGCTCTCGCTTGCCGCCTGGCAAGCCGTCAGGGAACTGTCGGTCAATCCGTTCCATTGGCGCAAGACACCGCACGCGCCGAGCAACCCGCCAACGCTCTCAGAAGAGGCCGGCCACCTGCGCCAGCAGAAGGAAGTTGAGGCAAAGGACAACCGCAGAGCCAACGGCACCGAGAATACGTATCGGGATGGGGTTCACATAGTGACCCATGATGCTCCGCCTTGA